gccgttagtctattactagccttttttgtccattgcattTACCCTTTCCACCAATATAGGATCTCCccatttcccttttttcttttatatgttCATCGCTACGTTATTTGTGATTTGTGTCGCACACGATATTTGTTAAGGCCAATACAATTGTAAAATCAATAGAAACCCAGATATTTCCTCGAGCGCGAATTGTTGGAGTCAAGCGTAGTGATGAAGAaagccagagcgcctgcaattttttgagTATGCAACAAGGGCATCCCCAAGCACGAATGGTCGCATCCAGGCTTTGCTATTGAAAAACCCcaggcgccttcattttttccgcTTGTACAACAAAATGAATTCCGTCATTACATATTTGCGCGTCTTTGTGGTTCCGCAACAGACGATTAGAGTGTTTagtgaaattgaaaaagaggaggaatagTTTTTCCGACAGTTACTCATCTAGCTGTTTTGATTGAAATCTGATGTGGTTGTTATTTCTCGTTTTATCTTGCCAAGGAGCGAGCTTTGTGGAAAGGTTCCATGTGCTAGAACTTAACGGAATTgattttcgcgaaaattttacgaaaacgCTATGCATTGCAAGTGAGCGAGACGAGTTGGCTTCCGGGAAATACACGGAATCGATTCAAATGGTCGATGGTGGTGTACAAGAaaagattttgattttattataACAGGATCACAGTTTATGATAGGGACTGACTCAATTCGCGGAGAGGGATAAAGGAGGGTGATATGATGGAAGTTTTTCCACGGCATTATTTGACTGTCAATAATCATCTTTtttaaaagggggaaaaatatccCAAGTAAAGGGATTTAAGTATTTCAGaaactattatttttttaaatcattactCCGTGAACacggaatggggggggggaggggaggtccCTTAGATAATAATTACGCAAACCATGCTCATCACAAACTACAGCTCCGTGAAATTGCTCACTTAGgggcttaattttaaaaacgtaacaACTAAATTTCAGATTCGAGAGATAGTCAACGATCCATTTTTGGAATCAGTGTCAGTCGAACAGAGAGCTTGTAGATGGGCTAGCAGTGAGAATTTTCTTTCTACACACGTTCTCTACAGCTACTCTACGTGCATTGTAGACTGCCGCGCTCGAGCCCAAATGGAAATTTGCTCGTGTGTTTCTCAATTCATGCCACGAATGGGTGAGTGCCATGGGTGCCACGAAAAGCTCAATTTTACAACTCACATATAGTTCTCTGTTATCAAGAAAAGTATTCAAATGTCAATTAAAATTCTATTAAAACACGCAGAAATAAGAAAACAAGCAGGACTCAATCTTTTTAGGATTGGAATACCTCTCCTGGCAGTAtggaaaattgtaatttatttgaAGTGTGAAAActgaaaagaataatttttattaatttgatcgatttttgtgaaagtcGGTGTCAAAGGgtgttttttgacaaaaaactcGAATtgttagtcaaattttcaaaattcaaaaatccacgATAGCGGGCGTGGTCTCAATTACACCTTCTACTAGATAACTGTCACAGACTCTTTGATAGAATTTAGTAAATATTAATATAAGCTTACTATAAATTGTGTCATTTTTTTGTTCCGTTTTCTTTTTCAGGCGGGTTTCCTGCTTGTGATTTGAACGGATTAATCTGTCTACAGGAGAATAAAGGTCCGTATCACGTACATTCATAACTTGgatagaattttcaaaattaccttaATTACAAGACTTTCTTTTCTATCTTCTGGTTGAAGATAATTTCTGAAGCTTATAAATAAGAGGAGGGGGGAGTAGAAAAAACAGTCGTATCGGTGTTATAGTGAAGTGGAGGGAGAGTAATAAAATATACGAAACAAACTAAGCAAAGAAAATCGCACTGGTGCGGTCATATACTAGATGTCAACATATGCAATGACTATATGAATTTAAACGTATTTAAAGAGATATATTTTatgataatttgaaaatttaaagaattatttcagtaattttattgcaaaagaatgtaagttgcaaaATCCTAGCAACTTTGGAATGCTcgtgattcctttttgcaaaatgcaaaccaTATATATCTTCAGTATATTATTGAATCTTAAGATCAAATTTGTATCAATGTTCCAGAGAATTTCAATAACCTACGGTTAAATACATCAAATGCCAAGGGCTTAGCATGCGACTGTATGGCAAGCTGTGATGAACCTGAAATAAacattgttgaaactttatacGAAGGGTAAGCATGAAATGTAACAGCTTAGTTTTTGGTTTGCAAAGACCAAACATGATAAAGACTAGGAATAATgtataatttaaaaatgaggagatgcctataaaatgaaaaaaaattaaacacttacTATAGATGAacaaaaatttttgtaaatattgctTTTACAGGGAAGTGCCCACTTTTAAGGACCGTGACATAGACAGAGACTGGTCTAATGGAACAGGAATAAACTCGAAGATAACAATAAAAATGGAATCATTGCCAATGGAGCAGTACATCAGGAAACTAGTTCGATCTCCACTTGAACTCATTGGTTTGTATACATTCCATTTAATGGTTTTTTCTTGGGTGTTATTTTTGGCAAAAACACCCACATAATAATTACAGATACTAACAGCGGCCTCTTCCTGTTTTCATatacaaatttcttgaaatgaGTCTTTAAAGGTATATCGATGaatacacaatttcttgtatatagccttttatagccgatggcgattaagcaactcacagtcaggcgataaactgtatgctaaacgtcactaattacggatgctaggacttagtgagtttttggaccactgctctctttttgggccgtagtatctagatttattttgcgaggaaagctccgtacttttgatatATGCCTGCcatagagcgccttcagtttcgtatgatactgtgcaatacctctggtgtgaaatagttgcttcaagggCCGTGGCGTGGCACgttgcggtgcggcaggcgagcagccagcgcgaaacgcgcattggcgcctacaaacctaacagggatacttcacgcgttgcgcaatgcgtgaggtatccctgttaggttttgtaggcgccagtgcgccgccgctccgctttgtgttaggctctaatatttaatctagcggagtcagcgttattcagctcatgattttgaaatgtttgcacatcctgtatagattattctcgttttaattgatgaaaaaaaatatgtattaaaggaaaatataacgcgtgttttgtaaatattaagatggttccgtatcaaacttaatgatttccaaagcacacgaatttctacacaatttctaatagccttttatgatcgatggcgaaaaagcaacagccaggagataaagtgtaaagcccggcgataggaactatagcccggctgcataattttttatctcttcGTATAgctcggccgtatgattttctccgcattctacagccagctatatgattttctgtaaccttctttagccggctttaAGAATTcctttggtattttgaaacgcagttcttatcgccaatttttaccagggcatatttttatgatttataTACATATTTAACCAAGGAAATTAATACTTTTAATTGTGTCTAGGAAACTTGATAGAGACGtctcaagtagcatttttcaacggaaaaatcgcgctATTTTGAAATTAGTTTGCGATTTTATTTTACG
This window of the Bemisia tabaci chromosome 3, PGI_BMITA_v3 genome carries:
- the LOC109030524 gene encoding pickpocket protein 19-like isoform X1, producing MTRQVRATCTQLIGYCAWNEKQFDCCDHFATLETEVGTCYTINSLHSSTSKPPLQMISNRHTGPGKLELHLLENTQVYLHGADEVPFINHPLEEQFTVELGQTVTAIFLIREIVNDPFLESVSVEQRACRWASSENFLSTHVLYSYSTCIVDCRARAQMEICSCVSQFMPRMGGFPACDLNGLICLQENKENFNNLRLNTSNAKGLACDCMASCDEPEINIVETLYEGEVPTFKDRDIDRDWSNGTGINSKITIKMESLPMEQYIRKLVRSPLELIVSIGGIIGLFLGLSMIDVIELIHYICIKGNPYITCR